From the Fusobacterium sp. JB019 genome, the window CACGATAATTTAGTTAAAGTTGAAAAAAATGGAGAAACTATTTTAAATAAATTAGAAGAAAAAAAAGAAAATGAAAATAAAATAAAAGAAGAAAAATTAGATATTTCTAAATTTACAGTTAAAGAATTAGTTGAGATAGCTGAAAATATAGATATTAAAGAATTAGAATTCTTAAAAGAATGTATTGATATGAACTTAGCAGCTTCTGAGGAAGGGCTTAGAAAAGATTACGGAATGCATATAGGAAGAACAATGAAAAGATTAATAGAAGAAAAAACATTATCTAATGACTTAGTAAACTATGTTAAAATGACAGTCTCTTCAGCAAGTGATATGAGAATGGGAGGAGGACCATTATCTGCAATGACAGTTGCAGGAAGTGGAAATCAAGGTTTTCAAACAACGTTACCTATAATAGCAGCATCTAAATATTTAAAATTATCTCACGATAAAAGCTTAAGAGCTTTATTTATGAGTATATTAATTATGCTTAGAATGAAATGTAAATTAGGTAGATTATCTCCAATATGTGGAGCAATGCTAGGGGGAACAGCAGCTTCAGCAGGAATTGCTTGGATTTTAGGAGGTAAAATAGAAGAAATATCAGGGGCTATGCAAAATATGTTTGCCAATGTTTCAGGAATGATGTGTGATGGTGCAAAAGATGGTTGTGCAGTAAAATTATGCACTTGTTCTGGAGAATCAGTATTGTCAGCAAAATATTCTATGGCAGGGGTAAGAGCTTGCAAAACAGATGGTATAGTTAGTGAAAAATTAGAAGATACAATAGATAATATAGCAAGACTTTCAAATGAAGGAATGAAAGAAATAGATATGAATGTAATAGACATCTTATCTAAAAAATAAATAAGAAATAATCTTAATTTTTAAATAATATACAACTCACAAAAAAGCAGGAATATAAATTCCTGCTTTTTAAATAATTTAAATTATTTATTAAATATAAGATCTTTTACACAAAGCTTTGGTACGTACATATGATGATTTTCTTCATCACGATAGTATTTAGTTTCTTTGTGTATAGCGTTGAAGATAGATGATTTCTCAGCAGGCTCCCCTAGAGCAATCATAATCTCACAGCTATAATTTTCAGGAATATTTAAAAGTTGTTGTATTTTATCCTTGTTAAATGATGCTAGAATACATCCACCTAAATTCATTTCAGTTGCAGTTAACAAAATATTTTGAGAAGCAATACCCATATCAAAATAATTATAGTTATAATTTAAGTTTTTTTTGTTTGGTAGACATAATACAATATAAGCTCGAGGACATTCCTTTTCAGAAGGATTCCATTTTATTCCTCCAGCCCATGCAATATTTGGAAATATTTCATCACATAGATTTTTTTCCCAAACAAGAGCATATCTTATGTTTTGACCGTTTCTAGCACTAGCTGCAAGTCTAGCGTTTTCAATCATTTTTAATAATTCTTCCTTATAGACACTTCTACTTGTAAAAGATCTATATGAACGATTTTTTAAAAATATATTTTTATCCATAATTTAAACCTCCCAGTGATAATAAACCCGTATTAAACCCTAATTAGATAATAGATGAAAAATAAATAAAAGTCAATTTTAAATTTTAAGTTATAGACAAAAATAGAATAATAAGATATGATTATATTAAGAGGTGAGAAGTATGAAACAAACTTTAGAAGAATATTTAAATGCAATAAGTCATTATGTGGGAGCTGGTTTATCAGTTATTGCTTTAGTTTTAATGATTATCAAATCTTCTAAAACTTTAGAAGCAGGTTATATCTTAGGTTGTGTAATTTTTGGATTGGCATTAATATTTTTATATTCAATGTCAGGAACATATCATATTTTAAAAAAAGGAAAGGCTAAAAATATATTTAGAGTCTTAGACCATGTGGCAATTTATGTGTTGATTTCAGCATCTTATACGCCTTATATTTTTACTGTTTTACATGGTAAAACTAGATGGATTGTTTTTTGTGCTCAGTGGGGTCTTACTTTATTTGGGATTATTTTTAAAATGTTTTTCACAGGAAGATTTAAAGCCGTTTCTACTTTAATTTATTTATTTATGGGATGGATGGTAATGTTTGTATTTAAGGATATAAAATTATCTTTAAGTACTATGTCTTTAGACTTTTTAATTACCGGTGGTATAATTTATTCAGTAGGTGCATTGTTTTATATGATGAAAAATTTAAAATTTAGTCATTGTATATGGCATATGTTTGTAATAGGTGGAAGTTTATTTAATTTTTTATCTATTTATTATATAGTTTAGGAGAAAAGATGAATTTTTATATAAAAATGATAATTAAAATGTTAGAAAGAAGCATGACAGGTCAAGATTCAGAAGTTTTGGAAAAATTGAAAAAAGGGATAGATTTGTCAATAAAGGATAAGGAAGAACTAGAAGAAATAATAGATAGTTTATAACTATTAAAATTATGGAGGAAACTATGGAATTTGTAAAGGATTTTAACAAAGAAGCGATAATTTATAAGGAGAGGACCTATTCTTATAAAGAAGTGATAAGAGCAGCGAAATATTTTTCATCAATATTAAAGGTTAATAAAGGTGATA encodes:
- a CDS encoding hemolysin III family protein, whose translation is MKQTLEEYLNAISHYVGAGLSVIALVLMIIKSSKTLEAGYILGCVIFGLALIFLYSMSGTYHILKKGKAKNIFRVLDHVAIYVLISASYTPYIFTVLHGKTRWIVFCAQWGLTLFGIIFKMFFTGRFKAVSTLIYLFMGWMVMFVFKDIKLSLSTMSLDFLITGGIIYSVGALFYMMKNLKFSHCIWHMFVIGGSLFNFLSIYYIV
- a CDS encoding L-serine ammonia-lyase, iron-sulfur-dependent, subunit alpha, producing the protein MNKYTDLIKLVKSEMKPSMGCTEPVAIGLAVSNTCRYLEKPATKLKLKISSNIFKNAFCVKLPNTEEAGIKLASALGYLLTKEDNDMEIFKNITNDLVLEAKELLKKGFVETEAVQDSRFYIEVLAINDNEEIRTITLDKHDNLVKVEKNGETILNKLEEKKENENKIKEEKLDISKFTVKELVEIAENIDIKELEFLKECIDMNLAASEEGLRKDYGMHIGRTMKRLIEEKTLSNDLVNYVKMTVSSASDMRMGGGPLSAMTVAGSGNQGFQTTLPIIAASKYLKLSHDKSLRALFMSILIMLRMKCKLGRLSPICGAMLGGTAASAGIAWILGGKIEEISGAMQNMFANVSGMMCDGAKDGCAVKLCTCSGESVLSAKYSMAGVRACKTDGIVSEKLEDTIDNIARLSNEGMKEIDMNVIDILSKK
- a CDS encoding nitroreductase family protein, which codes for MDKNIFLKNRSYRSFTSRSVYKEELLKMIENARLAASARNGQNIRYALVWEKNLCDEIFPNIAWAGGIKWNPSEKECPRAYIVLCLPNKKNLNYNYNYFDMGIASQNILLTATEMNLGGCILASFNKDKIQQLLNIPENYSCEIMIALGEPAEKSSIFNAIHKETKYYRDEENHHMYVPKLCVKDLIFNK